A region from the Triticum urartu cultivar G1812 chromosome 1, Tu2.1, whole genome shotgun sequence genome encodes:
- the LOC125532885 gene encoding benzyl alcohol O-benzoyltransferase-like, with product MMLTFAVRRREPVLVVPASPTPQETKRLSDIDSKESLRVLMPGVFVHRGGPARGDDDPVDVIARALSEALVHYYPLAGRFREVEGGKLVVDCTGQGVLFAEADADVRLAELEEAAGGGQGLTPPFPCMDELLLDVDCSSGGVLTWPLVVIQVTRLLCGGFVFGMRINHAMCDATGVYLFMSAIADLARGLPAPAVAPSWSRGLLDAPHNKYDVTPPLPFPAHGSDDTVMRSFVFRLADIAALKKRLHGAPAASTFEVLAALLWRARTVALALPAGEVARLGIIASFRRNAALRLPTGYYGNACVPLRAAAPADDMGGSSLGDVVEMIQKAKATAAHVRSAANMLALHEPPPFDSPNMFLLSDLRHVGFHRVDFGWGEPVYGGPSQVHLGGTFFVAVKDGDGEDAVAVPVMLPWTAMERFAAEIETSLQA from the coding sequence ATGATGCTTACCTTCGCCGTGCGCCGGCGAGAGCCAGTCCTCGTCGTCCCGGCCTCACCGACACCCCAGGAAACAAAGCGCCTCTCCGACATCGACAGTAAGGAGTCTCTGCGGGTGCTCATGCCCGGCGTCTTCGTCCACCGCGGCGGCCCGGCGCGCGGCGACGACGACCCGGTGGACGTCATCGCCCGAGCGCTGTCGGAGGCGCTGGTGCACTACTACCCCCTCGCCGGGCGCTTCAGGGAGGTGGAAGGTGGCAAGCTGGTCGTGGACTGCACCGGCCAGGGCGTGCTGTTCGCGGAGGCCGACGCCGACGTGCGGCTGGCCGAGCTCGAGGAGGCTGCCGGTGGTGGCCAGGGGCTGACGCCGCCGTTCCCGTGCATGGATGAGCTCCTCCTCGACGTGGATTGCTCTAGCGGCGGCGTGCTCACCTGGCCGTTGGTGGTGATCCAGGTCACGCGGCTCCTCTGCGGCGGCTTCGTCTTCGGCATGCGCATCAACCACGCCATGTGCGACGCCACGGGAGTCTACCTGTTCATGTCCGCCATCGCCGACCTCGCCCGCGGGCTCCCCGCGCCGGCCGTCGCGCCTTCATGGTCCCGCGGCCTCCTCGACGCGCCGCACAACAAGTACGACGTCACGCCGCCCCTGCCGTTCCCGGCCCACGGAAGCGACGACACCGTCATGCGTTCATTCGTCTTCCGGCTGGCCGACATCGCGGCGCTGAAGAAACGCCTCCACGGTGCACCGGCCGCGTCGACGTTCGAGGTCCTCGCGGCGCTCCTCTGGCGCGCCCGCACGGTGGCGCTCGCGCTCCCTGCGGGCGAGGTCGCGCGGCTCGGCATCATCGCGAGCTTCAGGAGGAACGCCGCCCTGCGGCTCCCCACGGGATACTACGGCAACGCGTGCGTGCCGCTCAGAGCGGCGGCGCCCGCCGACGACATGGGCGGGAGCTCGCTGGGCGACGTGGTGGAGATGATACAGAAGGCTAAGGCAACCGCCGCGCACGTGAGGTCCGCGGCCAACATGCTGGCGCTGCACGAGCCGCCGCCGTTCGACTCGCCCAACATGTTCCTCCTCTCCGACCTCCGGCACGTCGGGTTCCACCGCGTGGACTTCGGGTGGGGCGAGCCGGTGTATGGCGGGCCGTCTCAGGTGCATCTCGGGGGGACGTTCTTCGTGGCCGTCAAGGACGGTGACGGGGAGGACGCCGTGGCCGTGCCGGTCATGCTGCCGTGGACGGCCATGGAGCGGTTCGCGGCAGAGATCGAAACCTCGCTCCAGGCTTGA